DNA from Denticeps clupeoides chromosome 7, fDenClu1.1, whole genome shotgun sequence:
CACAACCACAACTTGTACGGCCTTGTGAGCGCAGGGCATTCAAATCCTGAAAGTAATTATGCGCTACGCCATGATGAAGCTCAATGTCTACCAGGGTTTACACTTAGGCTCTAAATTATACAGTGCGGCATCGAAGAGAAGCAATTACAGCCTCTCCTCGGTGTTTCTACTCTCTTGTTAAAGCTTCTCATTTGTCTCCCTGGTAACCTCTGAGTGGTTATAGGGGCTGGGAAGTTACTGTCCCACCAGCGGCTGGGCAGCCAGCGAGGGTCGTAACGTGATCACCGCGATGAATGCGTTCTGGCCTGCATTCGTATGGGTCGCCAACAGCATGCGTCATGTGCTATGAGCGATGGGAAATGTTTCTTGGTCAACATCAGTTTCACCAATAAAGCCCCGTTTCTGAAAagttggagtttttttttttttaacagcaacGGCATGCCATGAAAAGCACTCACGGCTTCGGCCATCTCACGCACAAGTTAAGAGATCCCGTGCACCAGGGGTGAAATTAGGTTAACTCAGAAACAGCATTGTTTTCCAGCAGTCACACAGCGGTAGCAGAAGCTTGACGAAGGAAGTAAACAAGCAAGCAAAAAAAGCCCCCACTCTCCTGCGGGCCATGTGACATGGGCAGCATATGACTTTCATAACTTCACCGGTCATTACTCGGTGACGAATGGACACAATCGAGCGAGTGTTTTGTGCAGCTCGCCCCTGAAAACTCGTGTCTCGGTCCTCTGCCCTGAAAATTTATCCTGGCTGATGGCGACCTGCTAGGCATTGCACATGAATGTCCCATGtgagggagggaaaaaagaacGTATCAGACAAGCCTATTATAAGCAAATGCCCCACCATTAGttctgtttctgagaagctatcCACAGCAAGGGAGATAATTGGTCGTCATAGACAAAAAGCCTGTCTGATATAAACCATTAAACCTTTACAGTTCTACCAAATCATATCATCTGCTCATGCATTTGTGATGTAATTAGGTCAGTTTTGGATAGTTTTTTTCTAACATAACAGAAAATAAAGGCGCAATGCCTGataaattagaaataaaataatgaaattatgagAACTAATAGATGAATAGTAATAGTGTTTGTTGGAAAaggctttattaataatgtagGTGAAGGGACATGTCTGAGTTTGAACAGTGTTTGAACAGTTCTCCTGCATGTCTGAACAGTTGTCACCTTGAGGGTGAGTGctgaaaaaaaacgtgtttaatTGCAATGGTATTGTCATGTAATTAATAGCATTTAAGTTATTGCCCTGAAAATTGTttgaaaatttgtttttttcaccattttaaCAGTCTATTGGATTGGATTTTAACccttgtaaatatatattttttacatttattttccaaTGTAAACAACAGTCagtctttttctgtgtgttaaGTAGATACATAAATACTTTTTGtgaaaattcattaaaatactttaagtgtgtgtgtatgtcctaTTGTTTTAATATGGACTCCTCCTTGGTGTTGCTGTAAAGATGATGTTAAGACATTGTGTGTGGCTCCACCAAGTGGCAGCTCCGGACTTGGAAAAAAGATTCTCCAGGCCACACGGCCATAAACCCAGACTGCTCAGCTTCAGCCTGCCTGCAGCAGAGGTTCTGAATATTCACAGTGATGTCAGCACTCTGCCATCCTGGGGGTGACGTGGAGGAAAAGCGTCACactatgttttctttttccttttttccccagagAAATGCCGTTCAGACTGTCTGAATAAGCGTCTCTGGTTTTCAAGGCTGATCAGCATTCCCGGGACATGTCACAATTTGATTCACTATGACTCACACTGCAAAACAAATAGGCTGGCATCACTGAGACACCATTTATAATTTCACatgaacagattttttaaataagcatttacacccacttacaaccagaagaggaggagttaagatgtaaatgtgcattattttgCAAATCATCACCAAAGTAAGCACTTACATGAAACATAAAGCACTTTATGGAACGTTTCTTGTAATACCTGTAGCATTTTCTATTAAACCACAGTTCATGTACACTGTTATTCGTTCAGTGTGGTAactgagaaaaaagaaacttcATCTGAGAGAAGCTTGGTCATGACAGACGAGAGGGTGAAGAACTGCCATTGTGTCAAATAAGTCACCCGATCTGTCCTTAAAAGTTGATAAGCACCCGTCCCCTTTCTCCCACCGGCCAGCATACTGGGCCTGTTGTTCCTGAGCTCATTACAGGTCTGTTCTGTGCGCACAGAGGGAAAAGGCTCCTTTAAAGTGGCATCACCACAAAGTTTCAGTCCAGTAACAAGAGTATAATGTATGAGTATAAAGTCGCCCTCCATTTCTATTTAATGCATGAGAGACATAGTAGGGGTAAGAGACCAGACTAGTCAATATTACTAGGGATTAGTCATTTTTCGAAGAATAGGAACATTTATATTCAACCAgcaaattttcatttttttttgccagagtTGTATAATTATGAGATATACATAATGCTACGCCTACCAATAACAGTATTATCCCATATTATTGCAAGACATTACTGAAATATGCAAAagtgaaagttaaaaaaactgCCTAATTTGAAAAAGCAAAGTATAAAACCGTTCAATATTTAGATTGTACCATTCGGCTAATGAAATCAAAGCCAACTGGTTTAAAAAACGAAGACTCATCCGGGTGCAGCTCCAGTCGACCCCGGGCCTGGGTGATGAGGTGGAAGCGGTCAGTAAATATTGCAGGTTGGCTGAATGCACCCACAAAGGAAGTCGGGCCACAGGGCGTACATCTGGATGAAAGGTGCCTTCCTCAGGCACCTGGCGGCCTCCGTGTCACATTGGCACAGTATTTTCTCACATCTGTCATTCAGGGAATCTGGAATGAAAGTGGCATCAGGGTGCATTAGTGACTCATGGGAAATCCGGTGATTTGCCTGGTTGAAAGAAGCCCTTTGGCCCGCGTTTATGCTAGGTGGCCGCTTTGCATCACAGGTTATGGTGCACACTCCACCGCTTAGTTTACAAGAACTCAAAATCCGTCGAGACGTGGGTCTGAAATGCTGGACCCTGTCCCGTGGACCCCTCCCGTCCGTCACAGTACGAGCTCTGTACGTTCAAACCGCTGCCTTCTCTGTTCAACGTTATATTAATGTGCATCATAAGTCAAGGGATATTTTACAGGCCCGTTTACCATAGGCCCTGTGCAAACACAGAAATGCCTCTCTGCCATACCGCAGTCTGCCTCTCTGCCTTCACACGTCCAGTGGTATCTGTCAGTATGAGTCTGGCAGCCCGCTCGCTCAGCATCTCCGTAGCAGCAGTCATGCTTGTGGCAACACCTTCCCAAATGCAAAGAAAACCAAAAGGAATGTGAATGCAAATGAATCAGAAGCGTTGGTCATTTTTAAAGGGGACACGtaagttgtaaaaaaaagtgaaaagtataTTGTGCATCTCTCAGGTTTGGGCTACAGGAGCTTTAAACAAGGGGTTGGTTAAGATTGATTTAGAGCTGTAAAGACAGATTACAGTGCCCATTTTGTCTTAAAACAACCACAGAGCTGCGTTGAAAATGACACACTCGCATCTCACTGACTTGATAGCTTCCTAAAATAACCCTTTGGCATCCAACTTGTATTTGGGAGACAAAACCTCTGCGTGATCGATCCCAGTGACAGAAATTACCCTTGCTGTACTTATCTCACCAGTCCGCTCTGTCCCTGGGCCAGCCCTGCCCTCCCACGCCACAGTAGCAGCCGTACATCATGTAGGCCAAGGCAGATCTTCCCGTGCTGCACTTGATGACTCCGGCCAGCTCCAGCAAGCCCCTCTTCCTCCGCAGGGGTGTCTGTGGCGTGAGCGCGGCCAGAGGCGCTGCTGTGGAGGAAATTACAGCTCAAGTGTGCTTGGTGCGGGACAAACCCTGCCACTTCGTCAACAGCAAGCGAAGAAAGACCCGTTTTCATACACATACAGAGTTCTGTATGTCTGCAGGtcaacattcaaataaaaaaaagaaaagactatACACCAAGATTACAGATTTACAGACTGGATGAAAATGGTTAGATGTTGTTTACAGCAATTGCCTAAAGTTAATTAAAGAATTGAGCCTCATTCATTCATAACCTGGCCAACAGAACGCCTTACACTTGtacacaaactctctctctctctctctctctctctctatatatatatatatatatatatatatatatacacacacacacacacagacacacacacacaaatataacatGTAAGCACCCACTACTCAAATGAATACAATTCTACATGAAATAAAGAGGAAATACATGAAGAAGATTAGTAAAACAAGCAATTAAGACACGCAGGACTGAACTAGGCTACAAAAAAGAACGTGCATACCGCAAGAGCACTccaattacataaaaaaaaacctaccagagaacaaaaaaagaatccaGAACAGGAAGGACATGGTCGCTATAATAATGCAAACATTGGGGTCGAATCTCTGTAGATGGCAACAGTAATCAGCTTGTTTCAGAGACTCTCCTGAATAATCTCCTGGGCACGGCTGCCTCTCTGAGCGCTCTGTCCACCCTAATCCCCGCCTGCTCGCCAGAGGAGGCGTCCTAACCGTGTCACAGCCCTGAAGTGCACTTATTGGCTGCCACCATCCTGTAGGAAAGTGTGAGAGAGCTGTGAAAAAAGTCACCACATCACATTTGTTGACTTGTGTTTCCTCATCACACAAAGAGACCAAACTGACCAAAATTACCTAAAATTTTATTCATGAGTAAGTTTAGAACAAAGGTGATATATATAGAACCATATAGAATGTACAATTTTTTGGTGTCATACACAAACAttttgtatacagtacaggccaaaagtttggatgcaccttctcattcaatgtgttttctttattttcatgaccatttactttggtagattctcactgaaggcatcaaaactatgaatgaacacatgtggagttatgtacttaacaaaaaaaggtaaaataactgaaaacatgttttatattctagtttcttcaaaatatccaccctttgctctgattactgctttgcacactcttggcattctctcgatgagcttcaagaggtcgtcacctgaaatggttttccaacagtcttgaaggagttcccagaggtgtttagcacttgttggcccctttgccttcactctgcggtccagctcaccccaaaccatctcgactgggttcaggtccggtgactgtggagaccaggtctccactttttgttaggtacataactccacatgtgttcattcatagttttgatgccttcagtgagaatctaccaacgtaaatgttcatgaaaataaagaaaacacattgaatgagaaggtgtgtccaaacttttggcctgtactgtacattatttaaacaataatcTCATAATTCCAGAACTCAAATAAAACACTGTGTTGATTTGaatagattttgtgtgtgtgtgtgaaatgaacGTGGACCTCGTCCTGTGCGAGATTATATGTGGAAAGCGAGTGCGAGAGCGGGAGAGACCGTCTACATTATTTGGCGCGAAAACGCCCTGTCGAGTCAGGCCAGGACCCGGCGGTCGAATGGCGGGGCCGGTAGGGGGCGCTCCTTCCCAAACCGGACCGCACATGGAACAATACCGCCCCCGgtcacgccgccgccgccgctgccgatTTCTGTCGGATGCCGCGTAACTTTCGCTTCGCGCCGTGAGGACTCCGGAGTGTCAGGAGTGTCGTGGAGGTGGGTGTACCGCCGAAGCGCGACCGTCCCCGGGGCGAATTAGCGTCTCTTCCGCGggtttgaaaaataaaagaaactgtGCTAGGCGTGCTAGCAGGCTAGCACTGTGTTGATTTTACGTAGTTTATGCTCCGAATCGAGAGTTAACGAGCCGCCGGGTGATTCTGAACGTCACAGTCGTCACAAGACGTTGTTTTGGGCCTTTGAACAAATTGCCACTTTTACTGTGGCGCGGTGAACGACGCGTTTGTTATAACACGTAAGCGCGATTTTATGTGAATTCGTGGTATTTGGTTTTAAGCATCGAAAGGCCTCATTCGTCTTTCGTGCGTTCATTTAATCCCGTAGCTGCTCTAGCTACGGTTTATTTTGGCTGTCCTGATGATGATTTATCGCGCTGTTTATCAGGTAAATACaatttcgtgttttttttttttttttttggcgtttCGTGTACTTCTGTAGGCGAGTCGAACTGGTCCACGTTGACTTTTACTTCTCACCGAGCAGGAAGTGAATCAgacgcacttttttttttgttcctgcaCAATTGCATCCATTTTGCTCACGTGGGCATTTGGCAGGTTTTTTAGAACGTCGTGGCAGCCAGCTGTTGTCCAACAAAGTTGTTTCTGCCTTTTAATGCGCCTGCATGGAACACCAAGACAAAAATTCATTCGTGGCAATGTCCACGTGATGGATCCGTAAGAACATGACCAGGAGTCACATTTAGCACTAATTAAGATTAAATTAAGTACCTTTGCTTATTATTAAATACTTGTCTTGAACCTTGTGTGAAGTTCTGGTTCGTGCTACTCATTTCAATGTTCTCTTAAAGGAACAAAATTACAATTGAAACCTGAGATTCCTTGACTCTGGTTCGCTTTTTGTATCAGATCTTCAGTGACTTTGCACTGTAAAAGCACACCCTCCCTCTTCCGGACCCGTAAAGATGCGAACACCACGCAAGGGGCAATGCAGTGGTAACCGTCGTCTCACGCGAGAATGCTGCTGCTCTGCCTTTCAGCTCTTGGCCACGAAACCCATCCCGAATGCACGTGCAAGCATGTCCATGCGGCATCAGGACCGAAGCTGCCgatggcagggcatccaggagGGCCTGAAGTTTATACAGTGAGTACCAGTGCGGCGAAGGGAGATCGTCCGTGACGTCTTGTACAGGTTCATTGCTGgttttacgtagtgaaccatgtCGCGTGGTGCCgtgtgttgcttccatatttcagagtcatgtaaattacaccTGATGTTCTatgcctgattttttttttctaattttatttatttatttttctttcaaatttgcacagaaatttcagagaacatatggtcatgaaaatgtgccGTAGAGTAATGTAAAAGtagtcaaattttattttttttttttttgtaaaagaaacCCGACCGCAATGAAAACGTTATCCCCAGGACTTCTTTCTGATCACTGATCTTTCCCCGTGTGACATGCTATCATGTCGCCTGCGtgtaaaatacattgaatgaccCACAGTATTTTATTTCTCCTCTTATCATGCACTTTTTCATCTTTATCTCTATTCGCTCCTCAGCAATATCAGCTGTGTCAGTAAAATGGGGACTAATCGGTCATCAATagtgctgtatttttttttttattgttcaggAACTGCTGTTCAGACTTTATTTGTTTCTGACTGGTTTTTAGATCAACTTTACCATATCCAGGAACACAGGAACAGTATGAGGTTTGTCTCATTTGTGTCCCACGATACATAGTGTTAAAAGAGTGGCGTTACAGCAGCAGTATTTGTAATTGTGCCTTTCTTTATGTGGCTCCAGGTGTTCATTCGGGACCTTGTGAAGAATCTGTTTGGTGAAGGGAACGATGTCTTCAGTGAAGGGGAATGGACCAGAGCTGTAGAATTGTACACGGAAGCCTTAAATATAGCTGAGTATGCGGAGACTGAAGACATCATTATATCCAGTGGAATAAGGGAGAAGCTGTATGCTAATCGAGCTGCAGCGTACTTGAAcattgtgagtgttttttttttttttttaagcagtgcaCAACTCTGCTGTTTATTGATTTCATGTGCTGCATTTGGACGTAAGTGTCTGCGTTGCAGGGATTTCATGATCAGGCACTGGGCGACTGTGAACAGGCTCTACAGCTGAATTCTGGGAATTACAGAGCCCTGTATCGGAAAGCCATGTCCTTAAAAGAGATGGGAAGACACAGCGAAGCCTATGAGGCTGTGGCCAAATGCTCTTTAGCAGTGCCTCAGGTTGGGAATACGTCCAGCTCTTTGATATGTTGATTTGCGTTCAGTTACTTGTTGTTATTTTGCTGTATAGATGTcacatgttctgttttttttttacttcaggaTGCTAGAGTCATAGAGTTGACACATGAACTTGCACAAGTGCTGGGGCTTAAAATTCGCAAGGCCTACAGAAGCAGGGTACGGGTATACGTGTTGTACTTTGTTGTTAAAGTATAGTAACCTTTTCAGTTTATTTCCATCAGGTTGCCCATAGACATaacctcttttgtttttttttaaacagcctgCCTTAAATGTTGTATGTGGGCCAAGTTTATCTGGTGCTGCCAGTGAAAAAGTGAGGTTCAACAAGTCCATTTTCAGATTCCCAGAATATGTTTCAAGCTGTTCAAATGaacataaatgattttattgcTTATAGTGTACTTTTTATTTCAAAGATTTTAGCTGGATCTGCATCTGTCAATGATATTGAAATTGGTAAGTGTGCTCACGACATAAGGTCTCTTTTCTgcaaaaaactatatatatgtgtgagagttggttttgtttgtttttggtgcAGAAGAGCCCCCACTTGCTACTGAGGTTTCAGGCTCAGTGCCAGTCCCCAGTATGCCCCCTGCCATTGAAACGATGGAACCTGAGCAAGCCCCCCCGAGTGCCATTTCCTCTGTCATCTCTGTTGATGAGATTCCCATGCCACCACACACCCTCGTCAATGGAGGCAGAGCCAACGAAACCTATTCAGTGCCAGAATCCCATGTGGAGTTTGATTCAGAAATCATTGGCGATGACCTGGATGAGCTTCTTGACAGTGCAAATCCCTCTGATTCAGTGGCGGTAAGCATTTCTACCAAAATAAGTCATTTGAACACGGCTTTAGTCTAACGTTTTGCTCTGGTTGCAAACTCTTTCTTGAGCACACTAGCACAAAACTTtgaccataaaaaaaatgtaaaaaacaaacataaaagcCACGAAACGCGTGCAAAGCTGCTTGATGGTCATGTTGGCCGGCATCCTCCGCCACAATAATAAacgtacaggaatatctgggccacagccaatcagaggcgggcTTGCCATTCACGATTGGTTTTGAAAACAACATGTCCCTTGAACCCTGGTGAGTTTgtggagttaagtgtcttgctcagggacacaatggtagtaagtgggatttgaacccgggtcttctggttcataggcgagtgtgttacccactaggctactaccatccttagCAAAGGATGCTCAAAACTTTCAGGAAAATTATAGTAGGCAGAAGAAGTACATTTGCCAACATCCAGTCCACGCAACCGTGACAAACTGGACCTTGGCTTAATTTTTATAGAATTCactattaatatatatatattaatacactTTTCGGTAATGCAGCATCACCAcatgtacattgtacattgcCTCAACGcatgtagtgggctgcagcagccaaaaacacacattttagaCAATTCCATGTTTTGCAACCGgtcccattttatttgttggattcagTGTTTTCCACATCGCGAGATGGTTGCTCTCCTaggttgtttgtgtgtgggtgtatcaATCTTATCTATGTGCTCAGTATGTATggctaattaaaaatgacatgcaTTCTTGTCTAGATACTTACATTCTCTGCTAAGATACGTGCAAGCCAAGTAAATGATAAAGAATGAAGCACCCTTGTGAGCTTACTTTCtcatctgtgtgtttgcttaGAAGTTGAAATGTGTATAAAAATGATCAATTCGTTATTTAATTATACACCCTTAAATTCCTGCTCAAATTTTGCATACATAGATAGTACTCACATAAACATATCATACTTATCCTATtctgttctcacacacaaatGTTTGATCCTAAAGAAAAAACTACTTAATTGTGTGTGCTCAGGCCTTATGTTGGTTCAGTGTTCAGCTGGTTTTGTCAGAGTATATTAGCTTTGCACTCTGTGGGTGTTCATATTTTGACTGCTCTTTGACTCCTGTTTTAGGCTATTCCCATAGCAGAGGGCCCTATTCCTTTACCCACCAGTATGTCCGCCACGGTCTTGTCCGCCCCCCTCCTCATGCCATCGCACATCAGCCACCCATTCATGAACGTGTTGCCGCCATGCACAGTGAATCTGCCAGCACCATACCATAAAACCTCCAGCTACTCTATCGGATTGGACACGTTTCCATCTCCGCTGGATTCCTTGGACAGTTTGTCCCTCTCTGATGGTAAACAAGGTACGTACAAACTAAGTTAGAAAATTAGTAGTAACAGATTACAAACAAATTGTAAACAGATAAAGGACATTTATAATATTCTGTAAGTTAGTGTAGTTTGGGGACTTTCGCTAGTGGCGCTTGAGACCCAAAATCATTCAATATCAGCAAAGGTATGATTCTCTCTTACCATGC
Protein-coding regions in this window:
- the pla2g10 gene encoding group 10 secretory phospholipase A2 isoform X2, whose translation is MSFLFWILFLFSAPLAALTPQTPLRRKRGLLELAGVIKCSTGRSALAYMMYGCYCGVGGQGWPRDRADWCCHKHDCCYGDAERAGCQTHTDRYHWTCEGREADCDSLNDRCEKILCQCDTEAARCLRKAPFIQMYALWPDFLCGCIQPTCNIY
- the pla2g10 gene encoding group 10 secretory phospholipase A2 isoform X1, which codes for MSFLFWILFLFSAAPLAALTPQTPLRRKRGLLELAGVIKCSTGRSALAYMMYGCYCGVGGQGWPRDRADWCCHKHDCCYGDAERAGCQTHTDRYHWTCEGREADCDSLNDRCEKILCQCDTEAARCLRKAPFIQMYALWPDFLCGCIQPTCNIY